The proteins below come from a single Lepeophtheirus salmonis chromosome 4, UVic_Lsal_1.4, whole genome shotgun sequence genomic window:
- the LOC121116831 gene encoding LOW QUALITY PROTEIN: ubiquitin carboxyl-terminal hydrolase 3 (The sequence of the model RefSeq protein was modified relative to this genomic sequence to represent the inferred CDS: deleted 1 base in 1 codon), whose protein sequence is MVIWKVVPRFRGYQQQDAHEFLRYMLDRLHTELLSLLPSDLSHLQQKYSPYSCRTSTAGSRGTTSSHSLVTSIFGGMLQSEVTCLVCNASSKKHDPFLDLSIDIPNKFIQLRKAKNNIQQNLTNQTKLKSDSKEQNPTCHLHDCLEKFVDVEELADSERFFCGSCKNKQRSTKKFWIRRLPNVLCLHIKRFRWSPYSRTKLDTHVSFPLSGLDMSDYLLTNLHETRCSNAGSSLYDLAAVIVHHGSGAGSGHYTAFVIKNNNWYHFNDSTVLASDSETVLKSKAYILFYIQREFRQPGFSKS, encoded by the exons ATGGTGATTTGGAAAGTTGTTCCAAGATTTCGAGGCTATCAACAGCAAGATGCACATGAGTTCCTTCGCTATATGTTGGATCGACTACACACAGAACTATTGTCTCTTTTACCTAGTGATTTGTCGCATCTCCAGCAAAAATATAGTCCTTATTCTTGTAGGACCTCAACTGCTGGATCTAGAGGAACGACTTCCTCCCATTCCTTGGTTACTTCCATTTTTGGTGGCATGTTACAGTCAGAAGTAACTTGCTTAGTATGTAATGCGTCCTC AAAAAAACATGATCCCTTCCTAGATTTGTCTATAGACATACCTAACAAGTTTATTCAATTGAGAAaagccaaaaataatattcaacaaaacCTTACCAATCAAACTAAATTGAAGTCCGACTCTAAAGAACAAAACCCGACATGTCATCTTCACg ATTGTCTAGAAAAATTTGTCGACGTGGAAGAACTCGCAGACTCGGAGAGATTTTTCTGTgggagttgtaaaaataaacaaaggtcAACCAAAAAGTTCTGGATTAGACGCTTACCAAAT GTTCTCTGTTTACATATCAAGAGATTTCGTTGGAGTCCATACTCGAGAACGAAGTTGGACACGCATGTATCATTTCCTTTGTCTGGGTTAGATATGTCTGACTATTTGCTTACTAATCTTCATGAAACTAGATGTTCCAATGCCGGCTCTAGCCTCTACGATCTTGCTGCCGTTATTGTACATCATGGATCTGG AGCTGGATCTGGGCACTATACAGCATTTGTTATCAAGAACAATAATTGGTATCATTTTAATGACTCAACTGTTTTAGCTTCCGATTCAGAGACTGTTTTGAAAAGTAAAGCATACATTCTGTTTTATATTCAACGTGAATTTCGACAGCCTGGCTTTAGTAAATcctag
- the LOC139905099 gene encoding ubiquitin carboxyl-terminal hydrolase 3-like: MECSHLRDSNDIIKVLDANRLLPLACSKCEGRESIWICVFCGSLNCGRYAEAHGLAHFQENPSHSVCMETQELSVFCYACDDFIINDTPEGALDQLRSSLRAPLDEKKARILRPRRSKRSPSSFDSLGGVENKPKRRKKDAQALSKMNASPKKSLVGLRNLGNTCFMSAVLQSLR, from the exons ATGGAATGCTCTCATCTTCGGGACAGCAATGATATTATAAAGGTCCTAGATGCGAATCGTTTATTGCCATTGGCTTGCTCAA AGTGTGAGGGAAGGGAGTCCATTTGGATTTGTGTGTTTTGTGGTTCCCTGAATTGCGGTCGCTATGCAGAAGCTCACGGACTTGCCCACTTCCAGGAGAACCCCTCTCACTCCGTCTGCATGGAGACTCAGGAACTCTCTGTCTTCTGTTACGCTTGCGACGATTTCATCATCAATGATACACCGGAAGGAGCTCTGGATCAACTCCGATCCTCCCTCAGAGCCCCCTTGGACGAAAAGAAAGCCCGCATTCTCAGACCTCGGCGCTCAAAAAGGTCTCCTTCATCCTTTGATTCTCTTGGAGGTGTTGAGAATAAGCCGAAGAGGAGGAAAAAGGACGCACAAGCCTTATCGAAGATGAACGCATCTCCAAAGAAAAGTCTGGTGGGCCTAAGAAATCTGGGTAATACGTGCTTTATGTCTGCTGTTCTCCAGAGTTTAAGGTGA